The window GCGGCCGCGCAGGCCAGGGGGCTGGCCGCGGCCGAGGCCGCCAAGGCGAAGGGGCTCGCGGAGGCCCAGGCCATCAAGGCCCGTGCCGCCGCCCTCGCCGAGAACCAGGAGGCCGTCGTCGCCCAGCAACTCGCCGAGAACTGGCCGGAGATCGTCAAGGCGGGCGCGTCCGCGTTCGGCAACGTCGACAACATGGTGGTCCTCAACGGCGCCGACGGCATGGCGGACATGCTCGCCAAGGCCCTCACCATGGGCGGCACGGGTCTTGGCCTGGCCCGCCAGTTGCTCGCGTCGATGGACCGGAACGGGCAGGCGCCACAGGGCACCTCACCCCTCAACGGGCAGGCCCAGAAAGTACCGGTGGACGACAAGTGACCCGCCGGGTGTGACCACGGGGGGCAGCCTCTAGGGTGCCCCCGTGACCCTGTTTACCGATGAGAACGCCCCGGGCCGCCACGGCCCCTCCGCCACCGTCCAGGCCGACCCGCGCGAGGTGGGCCGGGTCCGCACGGAGTACTCCCCCGCGCACGACGGCGACCCGGACCCCGGGGAGATCGTCTGGACGTGGGTGCCCTTCGAGGAGAACGACGGGCGCGGCAAGGACCGCCCGGTGCTCGTCGTCGCCCGCGAGGCCGGCGGCACCTTCCTCGCCGTGCAGTTGTCCAGCCGGGAGCACGACGGCGACCGGGAGTGGGTGCCGATAGGCAGCGGGCCGTGGGACCGGTCGGGCCGGTTCTCGTGGGTCGGCGTGGACCGGGTGCTGCGCCTGCACGAGGACGGGATGCGCCGGGAGGCCTGCGCGGTGGACCGAATGCGGTTCAACCGGGTCAGGCGCCGGCTGCAGGAACGCTACGGCTGGACCTGAGAGGCCTTACCGCGGGAACACACCCGGTGAGACCTGAAAGGTCTTCTCGAAGGCGCCCAGCACCGCGCGCTCCCGGGTCCGGTCCAGGATCCCGAACGCCACGTGCTCGAAGGTCTCCGCGAACCGTCCGCCGGGCTCCAGCAGCGCCCGGAACGCCCCCGCCACCTGGGCCGGGTCGTTGCGGAACACCCCGCAGCCCCAGGCGCCCAGCACCAGCCGGCGGTAGCCGTGGGCGGCGGCCGTCTCCAGGACCCGTTCGGCCCGGACGGCCAGGGCCCGCGGCAGTTCGGGGGCCCGCTCGGGTGCCGTGCGCAGCACCACGCCCGCGTTGGGCGCGGGCGAGGTCAGGAAGCCCGCGGTGTAGGGCTCGTCCAGCAGCTCGCCCCGGTCGTCACGGAAGACGGGCACGGCCGGTGAGTGGATGACACGGTCCGTGTAGAACGGGTCGCGGTGGGCGCGGTGATGGTCGTAGTAGGCACGGGCCCGGAGCAGGCAGGTGTACAGCGCGGACGCCCGGCACAGGGCCTCTTCCTGGGCCTGGGCGCCGTTCAGGTAGCCGCCGCCGGGATTGCGGGCGGAGGCGAAGTTCAGCACGGCCACCTCCCCGCCGAGCCTGCGGGCGGCCTCCAGGCTGCTCTCGCCGGTGACCTCGATCAGCGTCTTCGTCTGCGTCCGGCTCACCCGAACGGAGGGCACCGGCACCGGTTCCGGCCCGTACAGGCGTGTGCCCTCGCGCGCGGCCCGCAGTTCCCCGGCGATGGACACCTCGCGGCCGTTCGGCGCCCGATAGACGCCCGCCTCCACGATCTGCTCGGTCTGCCGCGCGATACCGCGCAGGCGCGCGCTCACGGCGCCACCCCCGTACGCGCCGTGACCGCGCGTCCCGCGGTCTTCTTTGTCGTGCTCACGCAGGCATCGTGCGTGATGCCCGCTCCGTGGCGCAACGGAGTTTCCGTCGCCGGGGAACGCCGGGGAAAGCCCGGGGAAACGTCCGGTTGACCCCGACGACCGGCCCGGAACGCCCTGTTTTGCCCCCTTGTGCCGAGCGACGTGAAGGTCTTGGCTGGGACGAGTGATCCCCGGCCCGGGCCGCCGAGAGCCCGGACCGATGGCATGGTGGAATCTCAGGAGGATCCCGACATGTCCGATTCCCCTAGTGCATCGGCGAGTGGCTGTACCGAGCCACCCACCGCACTGTCCGCCGCAGACGTCGAGGCCTTGGTGCGCGGCATCTGCTTCAAGACCGGCCCGCCACGCCGCCTCGGGGTCGAGGTGGAATGGCTCGTCCACGAGCTGCGCGCACCGCAGCTCCCCGTCACACCCGAACGACTCGAAGCGGCCTACGCCGCAGTGCGGAACCTGCCTCTGAGGTCGGCGCTCACCGTGGAGCCCGGCGGCCAGCTGGAGCTGAGCTCGCCCCCCGCCGACTCGCTGACGGAGTGCATCGGTACAGTCTCCGCCGACCTCGACGCCGTCCGCACGGTCCTGCGCGAGGAGGACCTCGCCCTCGTCGGCCTCGGCCACGATCCCTGGCACGAACCCCGCCGGTTCCTGCGCGAACCGCGCTACGACGCCATGGAGCGCTGCCTGGACCGCACGGGCCCCTCCGGCCGCGCCATGATGTGCACCTCCGCCTCCGTACAGGTGTGCCTCGACGCCGGTCATGAGGAGCCCGGCCCGCTCGGCCTGGTGCGGCGCTGGTGGCTGGCCCATCATCTGGGCCCGGTCCTGGTGGCCGCGTTCGCCAGTTCCCCGCTCGCCGTTCACCGGCCGACCGGCTGGATGTCCACCCGGCAGCTGCTGTGGACGCGGATCGGCGCCGGCCGGGCGGGAGCACCGCCGCTGGACACCGACCCGCGCGGCGCCTGGGCCCGGCATGTGCTGGACTCCCCCGTGATGTGCGTCCGGCAGAACGGCGGGCCCTGGGACGTCCCCGAGGGGCTCACCTTCCGGGAGTGGATCCGGACGGGGGTGCCGAGACCGCCCACGCGTGAGGACCTCGACTACCACGTCACGACGCTGTTCCCGCCGGTCAGGCCGCGCGGCCACCTGGAACTGCGCATGATCGACGCGCAGCCGGGGGACGACGGCTGGATCGTGCCGCTCGCCGTGACCGCGGCGCTGTTCGACGACCCGGAGGCCGCGGAGACCGCCTACCGGGCCGTGAAGCCGCTGGCCGAGCGGACGCTGGGACTGCCCGCGCCGCACAACCCGCTGTGGCTCGACGCGGCCCGCAGCGGGCTGGCCGACGCCGAACTGCGCGAGGTGGCCGTCACGTGCTTCACGACCGCGCTGGACGCCCTGCCCCGGCTCGGCGCCGCGCCCGAGGTCATGGAGGCCGTCTCGGCCCATCTGGACCGCTATGTCGTCCGGGGCCGCTGCCCCGCCGACGACCTGCTCGACCGACAGCGCGCCACCGACGGTCGCGCCCACGGGAAGGACTTCCGCCCATGACCGACACCGATCCCGCCGTCGACATCGACACCGTCGACCCCGAGATGCTCCGCGAGCGCGCGGTCGCCTCGCTGGTGGTCGCCCGCGAGCGCACCACGCTGCTGACGAGCTGTGTCGAGGAGCCCGACCTGACCGCGCAGCACTCGCCGCTGATGTCGCCGCTGGTGTGGGACCTGGCGCACATCGGCAACCAGGAGGAGCAGTGGCTGCTGCGGGCCGTCGCCGGGCAGGACGCGATACGCCCCGAGATAGACAGCCTCTACGACGCCTTCGAGCACCCGCGGGCCGAGCGGCCGAAGCTGCCCCTGCTGTCGCCCGGGGAGGCGCGCACCTACGCGGCCGACGTCCGGGGCCGGGCCCTGGACGTGCTGGAGGGGGCCGCGTTCCACGGGACGCGGCTGACGGAGGCCGGGTTCGCCTTCGGGATGATCGCGCAGCACGAACAGCAGCACGACGAGACCATGCTGATCACACATCAGCTGCGCAGGGGCCCGCAGGCCCTGACCGCGCCCGACCCGGAGCCGGCGCCACTGTTCACCGGCCCGTCCGAAGTCCTGGTCCCGGGCGGCCCGTTCACGATGGGCACCTCCGGCGAGCCGTGGGCCCTGGACAACGAACGCCCGGCGCACCGGCGCGAGGTCGCGCCGTTCCACATCGACACCACGCCGGTGACGAACGGCGCGTACCAGGCGTTCATCGAGGACGGCGGCTACGACGACCAGCGCTGGTGGACCGCGGACGGCTGGACCCACATCCGCCGGAACTCCATCGCCCACCCGCTGTACTGGCGGCGGGACGGCAGGCAGTGGCTGCGCCGGCGCTTCGGCCTCACCGAGGTCGTACCGCGCGACGAGCCGGTGCTGCACGTGTGCTGGTACGAGGCCGACGCCTACGCCCGCTGGGCCGGACGCCGGCTGCCCACAGAGGCCGAGTGGGAGAAGGCGGCCCGGTACGACCCGGCCGGTGACCGTTCCATGCGCTACCCGTGGGGCGACGCCGACCCGGGGCCCGAGCACGCCAACCTCGGGCAGCGGCATCTGCGTCCGGCACCGGCCGGGAGCTATCCGGCCGGCGAGTCCCCGCTCGGCGTACGGCAGTTGATCGGCGATGTGTGGGAGTGGACGTCGAGCGAGTTCCTGCCCTACCCGGGGTTCAAGGCGTTCCCGTACAAGGAGTACTCGGAGGTCTTCTTCGGGTCCGGCTACAAGGTGCTGCGCGGCGGTGCCTTCGCGGTGGACGCGGTGGCCTGCCGGGGCACGTTCCGCAACTGGGACCATCCGATCCGGCGGCAGATCTTCTCCGGGTTCCGCACGGCCCGCTCGGAGGAGGTCTGATGTGCCGCCATGTGGCGTACGTGGGGCCGCGTGAGCCGCTCGGGCGGCTCCTGGTGGATCCTTCGCACGGCCTGTACCGGCAGTCCTGGGCGCCCCGGCGGCAGCGGTACGGGACGGTCAACGCCGACGGTTTCGGCGTCGGCTGGTACGCCGAGGGCGATCCGGTGCCGGCCCGCTACCGCCGGGCCGGGCCGATCTGGGCGGACCTGTCCTTCGCCGATCTCGCCCGGGTGGTGACGACTAACGCGCTGCTCGCGGCGGTGCGGGACGCGACCCTGTCGGGCGCGGACGCGGAGGCCGCGGCGGCGCCGTTCGCCGCGGGGACCTGGCTGTTCAGCCACAACGGCGCGGTCAAGGGCTGGCCCGGTTCGCTCGCGCCGGTGTCCCGGAGCCTGCCGCCCGAGGACCTGCTGTCGCTGGAGGCCCGCAACGACTCGGCGCTCGTGTGGGCGCTGGTGCTGGCCCGGCTGCGCGGCGGTGACGAGGAGGGCCAGGCGCTGGCCGACACGGTCCTGGAGGTCGCCGCCGCGGCCCCCGGCTCCCGGCTCAACCTCCTGATGCACAACGGCGACACCATCACCGCGACCGCCTGGGGCGACACCCTCTGGTACCTCACCCGGCCGGGCGGCGGCACGGTCGTGGCCTCCGAGCCCTACGACGACGATCCGCACTGGCAGGAGGTCCCCGACCGCACCCTCCTCGCGGCGAGCGGCACGGACGTGCTGCTCACCCCGTTGAAGGAGCCGGCCGACGCCCTCGTCCCCGCATCCCCGAAGGAGCCCCGTACGTGAGCCCGTTCCGCCTCACCCGCCATCTGCCCGAGGACGCCACGGACGCCGCGCTGCGCGCCGATGTCCACCGGGGCCTGACCGGCACCCCCAAGACACTGCCGCCGAAGTGGTTCTACGACGCGCACGGCAGCGACCTGTTCGAGAAGATCACCGAACTGCCCGAGTACTACCCGACGCGCGCCGAGCGGGAGATCCTGCTCGCGCGCTCCGGCGACATCGCCGCGGCGACCCGGGCCCGCACCCTGGTAGAGCTCGGCTCCGGTTCCTCCGAGAAGACGCGGCATCTGCTCGACGCCCTCACGGAGCTGCACACCTACGTCCCCGTCGACGTCAGCGGCAGCGCCCTCACCCAGGCCGGGCAGGCGCTCGCCGCCGAGCGGCCGGGGCTCGACGTGCACGCGCTGATCGCCGACTTCACGGCGGAGCTGACGCTGCCGGACACGCCGGGGCCGCGGCTGGTGGCGTTCCTCGGCGGCACGATCGGCAATCTGCTGCCCGCCGAGCGTGCCGCGTTCCTGGCCACCGTGCGTAGCATGCTCGCCCCGGGCGACGCCCTGCTGATGGGCACGGACCTGGTCAAGGACGAGGAGGTACTGGTCCGGGCGTACGACGACGCGGCCGGGGTGACGGCCGCGTTCAACAAGAACGTGCTGACCGTGATCAACCGTGAGCTCGGCGGCGATTTCGAGCCCGTCGCCTTCGACCATGTGGCCGTCTGGGACGCCGAGCACGAGTGGATCGAGATGCGGCTGCGCTCCCGTACGGCGCAGACGGTCAAGGTGCCGGCCCTCGACCTCGCCGTCGACTTCGCGGCGGGCGAGGAGCTGCGCACCGAGGTGTCGGCGAAGTTCCGGCAGGAGGGTGTGCGGAGCGAACTGTCGGCGGCGGGGCTGGACCTGGCGCACTGGTGGACGGACGGCGCGGGCCGGTTCGCGCTGTCGCTGAGCGTGGCGCGCTGACCTCCCTCGAGCCCCGGGACGGCGGCGGAGCGGGCGGCGACGTCTCGCGCTTCGCCGCCGTGTGGGGCACGGTGGAGTGACTGGAATGCAGCAGAAGAGGAGCAGCGGCATGTCGAACCACACCTACCGGGTCACGGAGATCGTCGGGACCTCGCCCGAGGGCGTCGACGCGGCCATCCGCAACGGCATCGGCCGGGCCTCGCAGACGCTGCGCAACCTGGACTGGTTCGAGGTGACCCAGGTGCGCGGCCAGCTCGAGGACGGGCAGATCGCGCACTGGCAGGTGGGGCTCAAGGTGGGCTTCCGGCTGGAGGAGGGCGAGTAGCCGGGAGCGTTCGCGCTCAGGTCCGTCCTTCCCGCTCCTGCGCTTCCTTCAGCTCGGCGGACCGGGCGGCCCAGTCGGCCCGGACGACCGTGAAGCCCGCGCGCCGGGCGTCCTCGCAGACCAGTTCGTCGTCGTCCACGAGGACGCGGACCTCACGCGTGCGGGCGAGCCGGCGCAGGATCTCCAGCTTGGTGACCCGGGCGGGCCTGCGGTCGCCGTTCGGCCGCATGTGGACGCGTCCTTCGGGCAGTCCCTGCGCGGCCAGCCAGTCGAGTGTGTCGCGGCGGCAGCGCTCGGGCCGGCCGGTGAGATACACGATCTCGCACTCCCGCTCGCTCTCCTGAACCAGCGCGATGCCTTCCGGGAGCGGCGGGTCCTGCGGCGCCGCCGCGAAGAACCCGTCCCAGTCCCGCGGCCTGCGCTCCAGGAACTTCTGCCGATGCGCGGTGTCGGCGAGGGTGTTGTCCAGGTCGAACACGGCCAGCGGCGCCTTGCTGCGATCATCACTCACGCTCCCACCCTAGGCCGTGTCCGCCCGGCGCTTCCCGTGTCCGCCCGGCAACCTTCGCGCGCCGGGCGGCCACTGCTCTGCGACACCCAGCAGGCAGAGGCGGGAGGCCGTATGCGCAACACGAGGATCTGGTCGGCGGCGATGATGACGGGGACGGCGCTGGCCCTGGTGCTGGGCGGCCCGGCGGGGCCGGCCGTCGCCGCGGGCACGACCCTGGTCGTGGCGCCGAACGGGGACGACTCCGCCCCCGGTACGCTCGCCCGGCCGCTGAAGACC of the Streptomyces koelreuteriae genome contains:
- a CDS encoding type II toxin-antitoxin system PemK/MazF family toxin, whose translation is MTLFTDENAPGRHGPSATVQADPREVGRVRTEYSPAHDGDPDPGEIVWTWVPFEENDGRGKDRPVLVVAREAGGTFLAVQLSSREHDGDREWVPIGSGPWDRSGRFSWVGVDRVLRLHEDGMRREACAVDRMRFNRVRRRLQERYGWT
- a CDS encoding TIGR02452 family protein, whose amino-acid sequence is MSARLRGIARQTEQIVEAGVYRAPNGREVSIAGELRAAREGTRLYGPEPVPVPSVRVSRTQTKTLIEVTGESSLEAARRLGGEVAVLNFASARNPGGGYLNGAQAQEEALCRASALYTCLLRARAYYDHHRAHRDPFYTDRVIHSPAVPVFRDDRGELLDEPYTAGFLTSPAPNAGVVLRTAPERAPELPRALAVRAERVLETAAAHGYRRLVLGAWGCGVFRNDPAQVAGAFRALLEPGGRFAETFEHVAFGILDRTRERAVLGAFEKTFQVSPGVFPR
- the egtA gene encoding ergothioneine biosynthesis glutamate--cysteine ligase EgtA, with the protein product MSDSPSASASGCTEPPTALSAADVEALVRGICFKTGPPRRLGVEVEWLVHELRAPQLPVTPERLEAAYAAVRNLPLRSALTVEPGGQLELSSPPADSLTECIGTVSADLDAVRTVLREEDLALVGLGHDPWHEPRRFLREPRYDAMERCLDRTGPSGRAMMCTSASVQVCLDAGHEEPGPLGLVRRWWLAHHLGPVLVAAFASSPLAVHRPTGWMSTRQLLWTRIGAGRAGAPPLDTDPRGAWARHVLDSPVMCVRQNGGPWDVPEGLTFREWIRTGVPRPPTREDLDYHVTTLFPPVRPRGHLELRMIDAQPGDDGWIVPLAVTAALFDDPEAAETAYRAVKPLAERTLGLPAPHNPLWLDAARSGLADAELREVAVTCFTTALDALPRLGAAPEVMEAVSAHLDRYVVRGRCPADDLLDRQRATDGRAHGKDFRP
- the egtB gene encoding ergothioneine biosynthesis protein EgtB; amino-acid sequence: MTDTDPAVDIDTVDPEMLRERAVASLVVARERTTLLTSCVEEPDLTAQHSPLMSPLVWDLAHIGNQEEQWLLRAVAGQDAIRPEIDSLYDAFEHPRAERPKLPLLSPGEARTYAADVRGRALDVLEGAAFHGTRLTEAGFAFGMIAQHEQQHDETMLITHQLRRGPQALTAPDPEPAPLFTGPSEVLVPGGPFTMGTSGEPWALDNERPAHRREVAPFHIDTTPVTNGAYQAFIEDGGYDDQRWWTADGWTHIRRNSIAHPLYWRRDGRQWLRRRFGLTEVVPRDEPVLHVCWYEADAYARWAGRRLPTEAEWEKAARYDPAGDRSMRYPWGDADPGPEHANLGQRHLRPAPAGSYPAGESPLGVRQLIGDVWEWTSSEFLPYPGFKAFPYKEYSEVFFGSGYKVLRGGAFAVDAVACRGTFRNWDHPIRRQIFSGFRTARSEEV
- the egtC gene encoding ergothioneine biosynthesis protein EgtC; its protein translation is MCRHVAYVGPREPLGRLLVDPSHGLYRQSWAPRRQRYGTVNADGFGVGWYAEGDPVPARYRRAGPIWADLSFADLARVVTTNALLAAVRDATLSGADAEAAAAPFAAGTWLFSHNGAVKGWPGSLAPVSRSLPPEDLLSLEARNDSALVWALVLARLRGGDEEGQALADTVLEVAAAAPGSRLNLLMHNGDTITATAWGDTLWYLTRPGGGTVVASEPYDDDPHWQEVPDRTLLAASGTDVLLTPLKEPADALVPASPKEPRT
- the egtD gene encoding L-histidine N(alpha)-methyltransferase translates to MSPFRLTRHLPEDATDAALRADVHRGLTGTPKTLPPKWFYDAHGSDLFEKITELPEYYPTRAEREILLARSGDIAAATRARTLVELGSGSSEKTRHLLDALTELHTYVPVDVSGSALTQAGQALAAERPGLDVHALIADFTAELTLPDTPGPRLVAFLGGTIGNLLPAERAAFLATVRSMLAPGDALLMGTDLVKDEEVLVRAYDDAAGVTAAFNKNVLTVINRELGGDFEPVAFDHVAVWDAEHEWIEMRLRSRTAQTVKVPALDLAVDFAAGEELRTEVSAKFRQEGVRSELSAAGLDLAHWWTDGAGRFALSLSVAR
- a CDS encoding dodecin, which produces MSNHTYRVTEIVGTSPEGVDAAIRNGIGRASQTLRNLDWFEVTQVRGQLEDGQIAHWQVGLKVGFRLEEGE
- a CDS encoding phosphatase domain-containing protein; amino-acid sequence: MSDDRSKAPLAVFDLDNTLADTAHRQKFLERRPRDWDGFFAAAPQDPPLPEGIALVQESERECEIVYLTGRPERCRRDTLDWLAAQGLPEGRVHMRPNGDRRPARVTKLEILRRLARTREVRVLVDDDELVCEDARRAGFTVVRADWAARSAELKEAQEREGRT